In Leptospira stimsonii, the following proteins share a genomic window:
- a CDS encoding WecB/TagA/CpsF family glycosyltransferase, translating to MKKPGEIIHLSAKDDRDYLLDYQVIQTETLGKTDILGVPFDNVSQDEAVAKIYRLLEEKERFHHVLFLDPIKVMSVRKGKKLHRITEKATLILAEGAGLQWAATRLGKNLKERISPIALMMDLVRLCELRNYSIFMLGGKEDVIEKVYFTLSRHFPGVRIVGRHAGYMNPQRELMVKESIRKTSPNIIFLAMDFPEQEIWIENNTAFFGHSVIIGVSGSLDILSGKVRKAPNFFKLRGLIWVWRIISKPWRLFRLFRMFQFFTVVFFKSLFRKKA from the coding sequence ATGAAAAAGCCTGGCGAAATCATACATCTCTCTGCGAAAGACGATCGGGATTACCTTCTCGATTACCAAGTCATTCAAACGGAAACATTAGGAAAAACGGATATTCTCGGGGTTCCATTCGACAATGTTTCGCAAGACGAAGCCGTCGCGAAGATATATCGTTTATTGGAAGAAAAAGAAAGGTTTCATCACGTTCTCTTCTTGGATCCGATCAAAGTGATGTCGGTTCGAAAGGGTAAAAAGCTTCACCGAATTACGGAGAAGGCAACGTTGATTCTTGCAGAAGGCGCCGGTCTTCAGTGGGCCGCGACGAGGCTCGGAAAAAATCTCAAGGAAAGAATTTCTCCGATCGCTTTGATGATGGACTTGGTTCGTCTTTGTGAACTCAGAAATTATTCGATCTTTATGCTCGGTGGAAAGGAAGACGTAATCGAAAAAGTCTACTTTACACTTTCCCGTCACTTTCCAGGAGTCAGAATCGTAGGACGTCACGCGGGTTATATGAATCCGCAAAGAGAATTGATGGTCAAAGAATCGATTCGTAAGACCAGTCCGAATATTATCTTTCTTGCAATGGATTTTCCGGAACAAGAAATCTGGATCGAAAATAATACCGCCTTTTTTGGTCATTCCGTGATCATCGGAGTGAGCGGCTCGTTAGACATTCTTTCCGGAAAAGTAAGAAAAGCTCCGAATTTTTTCAAACTTCGAGGATTGATCTGGGTTTGGAGAATTATCAGTAAACCTTGGAGACTCTTTCGTCTATTTAGAATGTTTCAGTTTTTTACAGTCGTATTTTTTAAATCCCTCTTTCGCAAAAAAGCGTAG
- the guaB gene encoding IMP dehydrogenase yields the protein MSNQTYRDSEYLDGLSGDELFSLQIGLTYRDFLVLPGFIDFHPSEVELETRLTRNIKLKRPFISSPMDTVTESQMAIAQALMGGIGIIHYNNTVEEQVALVEKVKRFENGFITDPVILGPKNVIKDLDWIKEHKGFTGIPVTEDGTRNTKLVGIVTNRDIDFEKNRDITLDKVMTTNVITGKAGITLQEANDIIKKSKIGKLPIVDSNGKLVSLVSRSDLKKNKEFPDASKDESKRLRCGAAVSTLMESRERVAALYEAGVDVIIIDSAQGNSNYQIEMIQFIKKEFKNLDVIAGNVVTRGQAENLIQAGADGLRIGMGPGSICITQDTMAVGRAQATAVFQTAKHAAKYDVPVIADGGISNIGDIANSLAIGASTCMMGFMFAGTTEAPGEYFYENGIRLKKYRGMASIEAMKAGGDKRYFNEGQKVKVAQGVSGSVVDRGSILNFIPYLSQGLRLSFQDMGYKSIPEIHKALRSGAIRFERRSESAQAQGSVHGLYSFSAPTMRAE from the coding sequence ATGTCAAACCAAACTTACCGCGACTCCGAATATTTAGACGGACTATCCGGAGATGAACTCTTTAGTCTTCAGATCGGTCTAACCTACAGAGATTTTCTCGTCCTCCCTGGATTTATCGACTTCCATCCCTCCGAAGTTGAGCTTGAAACCAGACTGACTCGAAATATAAAACTAAAAAGACCTTTTATCAGTTCGCCAATGGATACCGTAACGGAATCCCAGATGGCCATCGCACAAGCGTTGATGGGCGGGATCGGAATCATTCATTACAACAACACGGTCGAAGAGCAGGTAGCGCTTGTAGAGAAAGTGAAACGTTTTGAAAACGGATTCATCACCGACCCTGTAATCCTCGGACCAAAGAACGTAATCAAGGATTTAGATTGGATCAAAGAGCACAAAGGCTTCACTGGAATTCCAGTCACAGAAGACGGAACTAGAAATACGAAGCTCGTAGGGATCGTAACGAACAGAGATATCGATTTTGAAAAGAACAGAGACATCACACTTGATAAAGTGATGACTACAAACGTAATCACCGGGAAAGCGGGAATCACTTTACAAGAAGCGAATGATATCATCAAGAAATCGAAAATCGGAAAACTTCCGATTGTGGATTCCAATGGAAAGTTAGTGTCACTTGTAAGTCGATCCGACTTAAAGAAGAATAAAGAATTTCCGGATGCCTCAAAGGATGAAAGTAAAAGACTCCGTTGTGGTGCCGCCGTATCAACCTTGATGGAATCCAGAGAAAGAGTCGCCGCACTTTACGAAGCCGGAGTCGACGTGATCATCATCGATTCCGCACAAGGAAATTCGAACTATCAAATCGAAATGATTCAGTTCATCAAAAAAGAATTTAAGAATCTGGATGTGATCGCAGGGAACGTAGTGACTCGCGGACAGGCCGAGAATCTCATCCAAGCGGGCGCAGACGGGCTTCGCATCGGTATGGGGCCTGGATCCATTTGTATCACTCAAGATACGATGGCGGTCGGACGAGCACAAGCAACCGCAGTTTTTCAAACCGCCAAACATGCCGCAAAATATGACGTTCCTGTCATAGCGGACGGTGGAATCTCGAATATCGGAGATATTGCGAACTCGCTTGCGATCGGTGCGTCTACTTGTATGATGGGATTTATGTTTGCGGGAACGACCGAAGCGCCGGGTGAGTATTTTTATGAGAATGGAATCCGTCTCAAGAAATACAGAGGAATGGCTTCGATCGAGGCGATGAAAGCCGGTGGGGACAAACGTTATTTTAACGAAGGTCAAAAAGTGAAAGTAGCTCAGGGTGTGAGCGGTTCGGTTGTGGATCGTGGCTCGATTCTCAACTTCATTCCGTATTTGTCGCAAGGACTCAGGCTTTCCTTTCAAGATATGGGATATAAATCCATTCCTGAAATACACAAGGCGCTTCGAAGTGGGGCGATCCGTTTCGAAAGGCGTTCCGAATCCGCGCAGGCGCAGGGCTCCGTTCACGGACTCTATTCTTTCAGCGCGCCGACGATGAGGGCGGAGTAA
- a CDS encoding 16S rRNA (uracil(1498)-N(3))-methyltransferase, which translates to MEETILFRRDWNSEKEFVLNREEISHLKALRIYTEKKILRVLNGNGSEWIYEVGENSDQGLLKESKSHPKRKSISGIATAIPKGNRLEWLLQKGTELGLSHFYFLNFEQSDRKDFNLERAQKITEEAAAQSKQMFLPEVFAPVSLKEFLKAQEGKEHSYFFLDPRGEAELKAESFQNSIWIIGPEGGFREKEILLLKEKGVLGVKAGDSILRIETAGIFAASMFRYFTC; encoded by the coding sequence TTGGAAGAAACGATTCTATTTCGAAGAGACTGGAATTCCGAAAAAGAATTCGTATTGAATCGAGAGGAAATTTCCCATCTCAAAGCTCTTCGTATTTACACCGAAAAAAAAATCCTTCGCGTCCTGAATGGGAACGGATCGGAGTGGATTTACGAAGTTGGAGAAAATTCCGATCAAGGTTTATTGAAAGAATCCAAAAGCCATCCGAAAAGAAAAAGTATTTCCGGAATTGCAACCGCGATTCCCAAAGGGAATCGTTTGGAATGGCTTTTACAGAAAGGAACTGAACTCGGTCTGAGTCATTTTTACTTTTTAAACTTCGAACAATCCGATCGAAAGGATTTTAATCTGGAAAGGGCGCAAAAGATCACAGAAGAAGCGGCGGCTCAATCCAAACAGATGTTTCTTCCGGAAGTTTTCGCTCCCGTTTCCCTGAAGGAATTCTTAAAAGCGCAGGAAGGAAAAGAACATTCTTACTTTTTTTTAGATCCGAGGGGAGAAGCCGAACTGAAAGCGGAATCGTTTCAGAATTCGATTTGGATCATAGGACCGGAAGGCGGATTTCGAGAAAAGGAAATCCTTCTACTCAAAGAGAAAGGAGTTTTGGGAGTCAAAGCGGGAGATTCGATTTTGAGGATCGAGACCGCTGGAATTTTTGCGGCCTCGATGTTTCGATACTTTACTTGTTGA
- the thiS gene encoding sulfur carrier protein ThiS produces MQVNGKKLPLSELKSSQIPALLEHLKIKPEMVAIQRNGNILKREFWEQTELFEEDQLEILRFVGGG; encoded by the coding sequence ATGCAAGTGAACGGAAAAAAACTTCCCCTTTCCGAATTGAAATCGTCCCAGATTCCAGCCCTCTTAGAACACCTCAAAATCAAACCGGAAATGGTGGCGATTCAGAGAAACGGAAACATACTCAAGAGAGAGTTTTGGGAGCAAACTGAACTATTCGAAGAAGACCAGCTCGAAATTCTTAGGTTTGTCGGTGGTGGTTGA
- a CDS encoding outer membrane lipoprotein-sorting protein has translation MIRILALFVCLLAFTIPRQETNPQGSAGPRVAQELVARLDQALAKSNQGLIKGNLILIRRSGETWSWDVSIFRKDEDTLYLFESRGRGLEYKILIKDEGEQIYAFNVLSKKIFRKVDEEKYEQHLSTGFSFMDLSGVSYQANYNPIVQSDLKTSDHSFKRVSLKPIIPYFYSKLILLLDLDSLKPTRLDFHDKDGVLFKTMNIKYGPIKVKQNQKLGKEELANRLEMLDLNTGSISVLEYTEIDKEVKPDPSLFDLANLNR, from the coding sequence TTGATTCGGATTCTTGCGTTGTTCGTTTGTTTGTTGGCGTTCACTATTCCCCGCCAGGAAACAAACCCGCAAGGATCCGCCGGTCCGAGAGTCGCGCAGGAATTGGTCGCTAGGCTCGACCAGGCTCTTGCGAAGTCGAATCAAGGATTGATCAAAGGAAATCTAATTCTCATTCGAAGATCCGGAGAAACCTGGAGCTGGGATGTAAGCATCTTTCGAAAAGACGAAGACACTCTTTATCTTTTTGAAAGTAGGGGTAGAGGACTCGAATACAAAATCCTGATCAAGGATGAAGGCGAACAAATCTACGCGTTCAACGTTCTATCCAAAAAGATTTTTCGAAAAGTGGACGAGGAAAAATACGAACAACACCTTTCTACCGGTTTTAGTTTTATGGACCTTTCCGGAGTTTCCTATCAGGCCAACTACAATCCGATCGTGCAGAGCGACTTAAAAACTTCCGATCATTCCTTTAAAAGAGTCTCTCTCAAGCCGATCATTCCTTACTTCTATTCCAAACTCATTCTTTTGTTGGATTTGGATTCTTTGAAACCCACACGTCTTGATTTTCACGACAAGGACGGAGTTCTTTTTAAGACGATGAACATCAAATACGGGCCTATAAAGGTAAAGCAGAACCAAAAGCTCGGAAAGGAAGAACTCGCCAATCGCCTGGAGATGTTGGACCTGAATACAGGATCCATCAGTGTATTAGAATATACTGAAATTGATAAGGAAGTAAAACCGGATCCTTCCTTGTTTGATCTCGCCAATCTAAATCGATAG
- a CDS encoding thiamine phosphate synthase has protein sequence MVVDPNVWNHPGLYPILDLDFCKKKNLNFFEVPKLWMEYRDLVPWIQIRAKNVRSEELNSLVKTLLDKYPSIPWILNDDWKEAIRLNCFGAHLGKEDYEALKDEEKISLRESKLFLGTSSHTVEEVNSLDSSLWNYTGLGPIFSTENKYDAKSAIGTDVLANLSGSATTPVTLIGGIQVSNLDQILEQGSFLLSSISMVCLEEEFRAAAEKIRARKR, from the coding sequence GTGGTGGTTGATCCTAACGTCTGGAATCATCCGGGCTTGTATCCGATCCTCGATCTGGATTTTTGTAAAAAGAAGAATCTCAATTTTTTTGAGGTCCCGAAGCTTTGGATGGAATATCGGGACTTGGTGCCTTGGATCCAGATCCGCGCGAAAAATGTTCGTTCGGAAGAGTTGAATTCCCTCGTAAAAACGTTGTTAGACAAATACCCGTCGATCCCTTGGATACTAAACGATGATTGGAAGGAAGCGATCCGGCTGAATTGTTTTGGAGCTCACCTAGGAAAGGAAGATTACGAAGCTCTCAAAGACGAAGAAAAAATCTCACTTCGAGAATCGAAATTATTTTTAGGAACCTCGTCTCATACAGTGGAAGAGGTGAATTCCCTGGATTCTTCCCTTTGGAATTATACCGGTTTAGGCCCGATCTTCTCCACCGAAAACAAGTACGACGCGAAGTCCGCGATCGGAACCGATGTTTTGGCGAATCTTTCCGGATCCGCTACGACGCCGGTAACTTTGATCGGTGGAATCCAAGTTTCGAATTTGGATCAGATATTAGAACAGGGTTCGTTTCTCCTTTCCAGTATTTCCATGGTTTGTTTAGAAGAAGAATTCCGAGCCGCCGCCGAAAAAATCCGAGCCAGAAAGCGGTAA